In the genome of Augochlora pura isolate Apur16 chromosome 8, APUR_v2.2.1, whole genome shotgun sequence, one region contains:
- the LOC144474606 gene encoding uncharacterized protein LOC144474606, which translates to MGSDNEICEDGDEFLVYVEFEGLADGNVFSEEQLQLDMVGIDTEHPIMKINGKFYEGTYEDVGGTYMFFAKNDTLVADDPVFDEIPSLKYFDKTRKILKMQRIFIKPRTEVLGDSDQYQCIPNLNTLQIAGVPCRYQEEALSFWKSERTNRLNALHSYLEKQRIRQEKKDLGITLESDSDEDNPFAMYSHKDESVNKVKDTGNQEEETNSHCGDEFHSKPMFSNEIINETINTIESSCGSNIQEFETSVVKPPSSPSVDDGCHLNTQKTRLLKKKNVSKTRTVKTVKDKKARPLGRGKKPFNKRREELETGTSSTIENKNIEDKFKQIEVETCNTEVNQQESDTDKVSKQLKREAKMKEISEKLKAYAKEYKC; encoded by the exons ATGGGATCTGATAACGAAATATGCGAAGACGGAGATGAATTTCTTGTGTATGTGGAATTTGAAGGACTTGCGGACGGTAATGTGTTTAGCGAAGAGCAATTACAATTAGATATGGTCGGTATAGACACAGAACATccgattatgaaaattaatggaaaG ttTTACGAAGGTACATATGAAGATGTTGGTGGTACATATATGTTTTTTGCAAAAAACGACACTCTTGTAGCAGATGATCCtgttttcgatgaaattccaagcttaaaatattttgataaaactagaaagattttaaaaatgcagagaatttttataaagccaAGAACAGAAGTACTTGGTGATTCGGATCAGTATCAATGTATTCCAAACTTGAACACTCTTCAAATAGCTGGAGTACCATGTCGATATCAAGAGGAAG CTCTTTCCTTTTGGAAATCTGAGAGAACTAATAGATTAAATGCCCTACATTCTTATTTGGAAAAACAACGGATTAGACAAGAGAAAAAGGATCTAGGTATAACATTAGAATCAGATTCTGATGAAGATAATCCTTTTGCCATGTATAGCCATAAGGATGAGTCTGTGAATAAGGTTAAAGATACTGGCAACCAAGAAGAAGAAACTAATAGTCATTGTGGTGATGAATTTCATTCTAAACCAATGTTTtccaatgaaattataaatgaaaccATAAATACAATTGAAAGTAGTTGCGGTAGCAACATTCAAGAATTTGAAACATCTGTAGTAAAACCACCATCTTCACCTTCAGTGGATGATGGTTGCCACTTAAATACACAAAAAACTAGGTTGCTCAAGAAAAAGAATGTAAGCAAGACTCGTACAGTAAAAAcagtaaaagataaaaaagcaCGACCTTTAGGGAGAGGTAAAAAGCcctttaataaaagaagagaagaattAGAGACTGGCACTTCAAGtactatagaaaataaaaacattgaagataaatttaaacaaatagaaGTTGAAACATGTAATACAGAAGTGAATCAACAAGAGTCAGATACTGACAAAGTTTCTAAACAACTGAAACGAGAagcaaaaatgaaagaaatatcaGAAAAGTTGAAAGCATATGCAAAAGAATATAAATGCTAA
- the LOC144474603 gene encoding amidophosphoribosyltransferase, protein MFCNKQMKSQIETISIENKKGKRLQSDAETKDQKSLSGLTHECGVFGCIAAGDWPSQIDVGQVICLGLVALQHRGQESAGIVTSEGVCSKSFHVHKGMGMINNIFNDENMKKLSGNLGIGHTRYSTSAASEEVNCQPFVVHTAHGALAVAHNGELVNTESLRKMVLGRGVGLSTYSDSELITQALCLNPPEGEVNGPDWPARIKHLMQLAPLSYSLVIMQRDKIYGVRDPYGNRPLCLGKIVPIGNLAGNESDDDDDEPEGWVISSESCGFLSIGARYVREVFPGEIVELTREGIKTIDIVDRPDKKPQAFCIFEYVYFARSDSIFEGQMVYSVRMQCGRELALESPIEADIVSSVPESGTAAAHGYARQSQIPFAEVLCKNRYVGRTFIQPSTRLRQLGVAKKFGALSENVKGRKLILIDDSIVRGNTIGPIIKLLRDAGAKEVHIKIASPPLKYPCYMGINIPTREELIANKLDNIKLAKHVGADSLTYLSVDGLVKAVRFGMDNRESSYIGHCTACLTGDYPDELPGDLNW, encoded by the exons atgttttgcaacaaacaaatgaaatctCAGATTGAAACAATAtccatagaaaataaaaaaggcaAAAGACTACAAAGCGATGCAGAAACTAAAGATCAAAAGTCTTTATCTGGACTTACTCATGAGTGTGGTGTTTTTGGATGCATTGCTGCTGGTGATTGGCCATCTCAAATTGATGTTGGTCAAGTTATCTGTTTAG GTTTAGTTGCTCTACAACATAGGGGTCAAGAGAGTGCTGGAATTGTCACTAGCGAGGGTGTTTGCTCAAAATCCTTTCATGTTCACAAGGGTATGGGAATGATTAACAACATTTTCAATGacgaaaatatgaagaaactTAGTGGGAATCTTGGCATTGGCCATACCAGATACAGCACAAGTGCAGCAAGCGAAGAGGTCAATTGTCAACCATTTGTGGTTCACACTGCACATGGAGCATTAGCAGTTGCTCATAATGGAGAATTAGTTAATACAGAATCTTTAAGGAAGATG gTGTTAGGTCGTGGAGTTGGCTTGTCAACTTATTCAGATTCTGAATTAATCACACAAGCTCTTTGTTTAAATCCTCCTGAAGGTGAAGTTAATGGTCCAGATTGGCCAGCACGTATTAAACATCTCATGCAATTAGCACCATTATCATATTCTTTAGTAATCATGCAAAGAGACAAAATATATGGTGTTAGAGATCCCTATGGAAATCGTCCATTGTGCCTTGGAAAAATTGTACCAATTGGAAATTTGG CTGGAAACGAAtcggacgacgacgatgatgaaCCTGAAGGTTGGGTTATTTCTTCTGAGTCATGTGGGTTTTTAAGTATTGGAGCACGTTATGTGCGTGAAGTATTTCCTGGAGAAATTGTGGAGCTTACACGTGAAGGAATTAAAACTATAGACATTGTTGATAGGCCAGACAAAAAGCCACAAGCCTTTTGTATATTTGAATATGTTTACTTTGCGCGTAGCGACAGTATTTTCGAAg GACAAATGGTGTACTCCGTTCGCATGCAATGTGGGCGAGAACTTGCGTTAGAATCTCCAATAGAGGCAGATATAGTCAGTTCTGTACCTGAATCTGGAACTGCAGCTGCTCATGGCTATGCCAGACAG TCTCAAATACCTTTCGCTGAagtattatgtaaaaatagatatgTTGGTAGAACGTTTATTCAACCTAGTACACGACTTAGGCAACTTGGTGTAGCAAAGAAATTTGGAGCTTTATCAGAAAATGTAAAGGGGAGAAAGTTAATTCTTATTGACGATTCAATCGTTAGAGGAAATACTATTGGACCTATTATTAAGCTGCTCCGAGATGCAGGAGCAAAGGAA GTTCACATTAAAATAGCTTCACCGCCATTAAAGTATCCATGTTATATGGGAATTAATATACCAACAAGagaagaattaattgcaaataaattagataacaTAAAACTAGCGAAACACGTTGGAGCTGATAGTTTAACATACCTTTCAGTAGACGGACTTGTAAAAGCTGTTAGATTTGGTATGGATAATCGAGAAAGCAGTTACATTGGTCACTGTACTGCTTGTCTAACTGGCGATTATCCCGATGAGCTTCCCGGTGATTTGAATTGGTGA